One Ornithorhynchus anatinus isolate Pmale09 chromosome 2, mOrnAna1.pri.v4, whole genome shotgun sequence DNA segment encodes these proteins:
- the LOC100085163 gene encoding olfactory receptor 52D1-like — MSLSNSSDALLDTFFLLGIPGLEAVHIWISIPFCSMYFFALLGNSALIVIITTERSLHKPMYIFLSVLSATDLALSSTTVPKMLQILWFGARSISFSGCLTQMFFVHSVFALESFILLAMAFDRYMAICHPLRYASVLTPQAIGKTGIMGIVRSMAVVSPFIFLLKRLPYCGHRLIPHTYCEHMGIARLACSDITVNVVYGLTVALLAMGLDAVLIAASYVLILCTVFKLPSHKARRKALNTYGSHLCVILIFYIPAFFSFLTHRFGRHIPHHVHIFLANLYVLVPPMLNPTVYGVNTKEIRKQVLKIFLLRRGEF; from the coding sequence ATGTCCCTTTCCAATAGCAGTGATGCCCTTCTGGATACATTCTTCCTGTTAGGCATCCCTGGGCTAGAAGCTGTGCACATCTGGATCTCCATCCCATTCTGCTCCATGTACTTTTTTGCCCTGCTTGGGAACTCTGCcctcattgtcatcatcaccacTGAGCGCAGCCTCCACAAGCCCATGTACATCTTCCTCTCTGTGCTCTCTGCTACTGATCTCGCCCTCAGCTCCACCACGGTGCCCAAGATGCTTCAGATCctgtggtttggggccaggagcaTCTCCTTCAGCGGCTGCCTGACCCAGATGTTCTTCGTCCACAGCGTCTTTGCCCTGGAGTCCTTCATCCTCCTGGCCATGGCCTTTGACCGCTACATGGCCATCTGCCACCCGCTGCGTTATGCTTCGGTCCTGACGCCCCAGGCCATTGGGAAGACCGGCATCATGGGCATCGTCCGCAGCATGGCCGTTGTGTCCCCATTCATCTTCCTTCTCAAGCGGCTGCCATACTGTGGCCACCGCCTCATCCCCCACACATACTGTGAGCACATGGGCATAGCCAGGCTGGCCTGCAGCGACATCACTGTGAACGTCGTGTATGGCCTGACCGTTGCCCTCCTCGCCATGGGGCTGGACGCTGTGCTCATCGCTGCGTCATATGTGCTGATCCTCTGCACTGTCTTCAAACTCCCCTCCCACAAGGCCCGGCGTAAAGCCCTCAACACCTACGGCTCCCACCTCTGCGTCATCCTCATCTTTTACATCCcagccttcttctccttcctgacCCACCGCTTCGGGCGCCATATCCCTCACCACGTCCACATTTTCCTGGCCAACCTTTATGTGCTGGTCCCGCCTATGCTGAACCCCACCGTCTATGGGGTGAACACCAAGGAGATACGTAAGCAGGTTCTGAAGATATTTCTCCTTAGGAGGGGAGAGTTCTAA